The DNA segment GAATACCTTCATTACGTGCAAATGTAATACCTGCTTCAAAGACATCTCTTTGATGAACAGACCTTGGCTCGATATATCCTTCTTTAGTTAAAAGTGAAACTTGTGGTGACATACCATGATATCTTAATCCTCCGGCATGTACAGAAGGAGCAACAAAATCATGACCTAAAGTGAACATCTTAAGCATTGGAGTAAATCCGTTTACATCACCAAAATCATATTCATAGCTGCCCTTTGTTAATGTAGGACATGCACTTGGTTCAACAGCAATGAATTGGGTGTCGGATTTTCCGTCGATTTTATCTTTAATAAATGGGAATAAAGATCCGGCCAAGTTACTTCCCCCACCGGCACAGGCAATCATGACGTCAGGCTCTTCACCAGCAATATCCAATTGTTTTTTGATTTCCTGACCAATAACAGTTTGATGTAACATTACGTGATTGAGAACACTGCCTAAACTGTATTTGACTTCATCATTTTCTAAAGCTTCTTCCATAGCCTCAGAAATAGCAACACCTAAAGAACCAGGATGGTCAGGATTTTTAGCTAAAATTTCACGGCCGATTTTTGTATTTTCACTTGGAGAAGCAAAAACGTTACCATTGTAAATGTTCATAATGTTTTGTCTGTCTGGTTTTTGGTTAAAAGAAACTTTAACCATGTAAACGGTACAGTCCAAATCAAGTAAATTACATGCGAGAGATAATGCAGTACCCCATTGGCCGGCACCGGTTTCAGTAGTAATTCTTTCGATTCCCTCTTTTTTGGCAAAGTATGCCTGTGGAATAGCAGAATTTAACTTATGAGACCCCGTTGGAGAAGTATCTTCCCGCTTATAATAAATTTTGGCAGGCGTATTTAAAAATTCCTCAAGTTTAGTGGCTCTAAACAAGGGAGACGGTCTTCCCATCTGCATGTAAAGCTTTCTAACCTCTTTTGGAATTTTAATAAAACGTTCAGTGGAAAATTCTTGATCTAAAGCTGCTTTACTAAAAGCCTTTTTAAGGGAAGAAATCTGATCTTTTCCTTCACTGTTTTTAGGCATTGGAAGTTCAACAGGCAAATCAGCATTAATATTGTACCATTGCTTTGGCACTTCATTTGAGTTTAAAGTTATTTTGTAATCCATAATAATAATTACTATAATGTATTATTTAAATCTTTGGTGTACAAAAGTGTACTATTTAATTATTAATATAATAAAGAACAATAAAAAATCATGAGAATCTTAGCAATAGACGTTGGAACAGGCACACAGGATATGATGATTTATGATAGTGAAAAAGAACTAGAAAATTCAATTAAGCTAGTTTTGCCTTCACCTCATTTGTTTATTTCCCAACAAATCAGAGAGATTGAAAATGACATTTATTTTAAGGGAGAAATAATGGGAGGAGGAAAAATAAAAAACACTATCCTTGAACATATGGAAAAAGGATACAAAGTAGTAATGGAACCTCTATGTGCAAAAACAATAAGGGATAATTTAGACCAGGTAAAATCATTTGGAATTGAAATAGCTGATGAGACAAAAGATTATTCACAATACACAATAATCAATATGGGAGACATAAATATAACAAAATTGTCAGAATTCCTGTTAGGATATGATTTAGAATTTGATTTTGATAAAATTGCAATAGCTGTTCAGGACCACGGTTACAACGAAAATATGGGTGATAGGGACTTTAGATTTGAAAAGATAAGAGAAAAAATCAATAAGCCAATCTCCCCATTAGAATTCGGATTTATGGAAGATTTGCCTGAATACTTTACAAGAATGAATGCTGTTAGAAGAACAGTAAAAGATGAGGGAATTAGTGAAATTCCATTGATGATGGATACAAAATTTGCTTCTATTGCAGGAATGTGTTTTGATGAAGTTGCTGAGAAATTGCAAAGTTATGTTGTAATAGACATAGGAAATGGACATACAACAGCAGCTACAATCGAAAATGGAAAAATTCAGGGAGTGTTTGAACATCACACTTCCAGTTTAACAAGCGAATCCCTTGAAAGGTACATTAAAAGACTTGCTGAAGGAACAATAACAAATAAAGAGGTATATGATGACCATGGTCACGGCGCACATGTTTTAAATCCTATAAATGAAATTGAAAAGGTAATAGTCAGCGGTCCGAAAAGAGAGTTAATTGAAAAAACAAATCTAGACTGGCATCATGCCGCTCCCGGCGGGGATGTAATGATGACTGGAACCGTAGGTTTAATAAAAACAATACTGGAAAGATAATATGCTTAAAATGGATTCTCATATTCATAGTAAATACTCACATGATTCTAATTCAAAACTGGAAGATATTATAAAAATCGCAAAAAAGGAAAATATAGATATAATAGCCATTAGTGATCATAATACTGTAGATGGAACAAGTGAAATATTAAGTAAAACAAGGAGTACAGATATACTGGCCATTCCTTCTATAGAAATTTCTTCGACACATGGCCATATACTTGGATTTGGGTGTGAGGAAATTATACCTAAGAACTTATCACCTGAAGAAACAATAGACAAAATTCATGAAATGGCAGGCATTGCAATTATCCCCCATCCGTACTGTTTTTACAGACACGGACTTTTATGTGAATGTGATTATAAAGATTTAAAAATTGATGGGATTGAAACTAAAAATGCAAGATTCATAATAGGGCATTCAAATAGAAAAGCGAAAAAATTATCACAAAAGGAAAATATACCTTCATTAGGTGCAAGCGATGCCCATTACTGGAAATTTGTTGGAGATTGTTATAGTCTGGTCAGTTGTGAAAAGGACATTGACAGTGTATTAAAAGCAATAAGAAAAGGAAATATTGAGGCACACGGAAAAGGCACTTCAAATATATTGCTTTCTAAATACCTATTTGAGAAGAATGTATTAAAAAAATTTTAAGCAGAGTTTAGCAAGTCGTTTTTAAGAATAATAGACGGCTCCAAGACATTCTCAGGTATGATTCTAATTAAAAATAAAAAAAAGTTAGATTGACCGTTTAATCAATAATAATTTGTTTATTGAATCCAATACAGCCAGTATACTTGCCATTACTATATCCTGATTAGTTGAGCGTCCGGTAGATCGGTTGCCGTTTGAATCAGAACTTATAACAAATACTTCTGCCAATGCATCTGTACCACCTGTAATAGCTTCTAAATTATACTCTTCCAATTCAATATCCAAAGTATCCTGAATCAACTCCCTAACCGCATTTAAAGCTGCATCGACAGGTCCCACACCAGTACTAGCAGTTTCTTTTTCAACACCATCAATTTCCAATTTAACAGTTGCAGTTGGAGAAACGTTAGCCCCCATAGAAATGCTTAAACCTTTAATAACAATAGGAGTTTCACGTGCAGAAGAGAGTTCAGTAATGGCAATAGCTATTAAATCATCATCAGTAACACATTTTCCGCTGTCACCTAAAGATTTGATTTCA comes from the Methanobrevibacter sp. genome and includes:
- a CDS encoding TrpB-like pyridoxal phosphate-dependent enzyme codes for the protein MDYKITLNSNEVPKQWYNINADLPVELPMPKNSEGKDQISSLKKAFSKAALDQEFSTERFIKIPKEVRKLYMQMGRPSPLFRATKLEEFLNTPAKIYYKREDTSPTGSHKLNSAIPQAYFAKKEGIERITTETGAGQWGTALSLACNLLDLDCTVYMVKVSFNQKPDRQNIMNIYNGNVFASPSENTKIGREILAKNPDHPGSLGVAISEAMEEALENDEVKYSLGSVLNHVMLHQTVIGQEIKKQLDIAGEEPDVMIACAGGGSNLAGSLFPFIKDKIDGKSDTQFIAVEPSACPTLTKGSYEYDFGDVNGFTPMLKMFTLGHDFVAPSVHAGGLRYHGMSPQVSLLTKEGYIEPRSVHQRDVFEAGITFARNEGILPAPETTHAIKVAIDEALKCKQTGEEKTIVMNFSGHGMLDIKGYRSYFDGTMSNAK
- a CDS encoding DUF1786 domain-containing protein, with the protein product MRILAIDVGTGTQDMMIYDSEKELENSIKLVLPSPHLFISQQIREIENDIYFKGEIMGGGKIKNTILEHMEKGYKVVMEPLCAKTIRDNLDQVKSFGIEIADETKDYSQYTIINMGDINITKLSEFLLGYDLEFDFDKIAIAVQDHGYNENMGDRDFRFEKIREKINKPISPLEFGFMEDLPEYFTRMNAVRRTVKDEGISEIPLMMDTKFASIAGMCFDEVAEKLQSYVVIDIGNGHTTAATIENGKIQGVFEHHTSSLTSESLERYIKRLAEGTITNKEVYDDHGHGAHVLNPINEIEKVIVSGPKRELIEKTNLDWHHAAPGGDVMMTGTVGLIKTILER
- a CDS encoding PHP domain-containing protein → MLKMDSHIHSKYSHDSNSKLEDIIKIAKKENIDIIAISDHNTVDGTSEILSKTRSTDILAIPSIEISSTHGHILGFGCEEIIPKNLSPEETIDKIHEMAGIAIIPHPYCFYRHGLLCECDYKDLKIDGIETKNARFIIGHSNRKAKKLSQKENIPSLGASDAHYWKFVGDCYSLVSCEKDIDSVLKAIRKGNIEAHGKGTSNILLSKYLFEKNVLKKF